A window from Bacillota bacterium encodes these proteins:
- a CDS encoding cation:proton antiporter subunit C, with product MNFELLIVNFPYFVTIILFSMGTLIVLTQHNLIKKVIGINIIQTAIFLFFIVVGNIHGGVPPIYDPQLTDVIYINPLPSCLMLTGIVVSFSVTAFALALIVKLYIYYGTISAPNFMKMK from the coding sequence GTGAATTTCGAACTGCTTATCGTTAACTTCCCTTACTTTGTTACCATCATTCTCTTTTCAATGGGCACCTTGATTGTTTTAACTCAGCATAACCTGATAAAGAAAGTAATTGGAATTAATATAATTCAAACTGCAATCTTCTTATTTTTTATAGTTGTCGGTAATATACATGGCGGAGTCCCCCCCATCTATGATCCCCAGCTTACAGATGTTATCTATATTAACCCGCTTCCTTCATGTTTGATGCTGACAGGTATTGTCGTTAGTTTCAGCGTTACCGCTTTTGCCCTGGCATTAATTGTCAAGCTCTATATTTATTACGGTACAATCAGCGCTCCAAACTTCATGAAAATGAAATAG
- a CDS encoding monovalent cation/H+ antiporter subunit D family protein has protein sequence MDPFSKLPFLCVIGTLIASFCMPVLARWKREFCAPLATVVTGAVFSTTLVIGYHIRQGNVIHYAVSGWQPPWGIEIVVDSLSSMMLMLLSGLAFAILIYSFAAIKHELESMVTGWYYTAYMLCLAGMMGLVITNDIFNMYVFIEVTGLSACALVASKGTRLSTEAALKYLLLATIGSGFILFGIGFIYMITGNLNLTFIAQELALVKDSYPFLIWTALSFFVVGFGVKSALFPLHLWLPDAHSSAASPSSAVLSSLVVKVYIIAFLKILFIAFGLEIFHETFIRHLILVLAIIAMLAGSFFAFVQIETKRRLAYSTVAQIGYVFLGIGLGTPWGMAAGMLHIVVHAFMKTCLFLCTGAVYYQTGRKQVNQFSGLGYSMPITMGAFTVAAFSMVGIPLFGGFISKYGLALGSLEADLPLVIVVIILSGLLNATYYFPIIGQAYFSMDGHDDHDTAKVFKRDQVPLSMLVPIVLVALGIIYLGIFPGGTLDFINQTITRLL, from the coding sequence ATGGACCCCTTTTCGAAACTACCCTTTCTCTGCGTCATCGGTACTTTGATCGCCTCTTTTTGTATGCCCGTTCTGGCGAGATGGAAAAGAGAATTCTGTGCTCCTCTGGCAACAGTTGTAACCGGCGCTGTTTTTTCTACCACTCTGGTAATCGGCTACCATATCAGGCAGGGTAACGTTATACATTATGCCGTATCCGGCTGGCAGCCCCCATGGGGCATCGAAATAGTTGTTGATTCTCTCTCCAGTATGATGCTTATGCTGCTCTCGGGATTGGCATTCGCAATACTTATCTACAGTTTCGCTGCTATCAAGCATGAATTGGAAAGTATGGTAACAGGATGGTACTATACGGCTTATATGCTCTGCCTGGCAGGGATGATGGGCCTGGTTATTACAAATGATATCTTTAATATGTATGTCTTTATAGAGGTTACAGGCTTGAGCGCCTGTGCCCTGGTTGCCAGTAAAGGCACCAGACTTTCTACAGAAGCTGCACTGAAGTACCTGCTTCTGGCAACAATCGGTTCGGGCTTTATCCTCTTCGGAATAGGTTTTATTTATATGATAACCGGTAACCTGAACCTGACTTTTATCGCACAGGAACTTGCTCTGGTGAAGGATTCATACCCATTCCTGATCTGGACTGCACTCAGCTTCTTTGTCGTTGGCTTCGGAGTTAAATCGGCGCTCTTTCCCCTCCACCTCTGGCTGCCTGATGCGCATTCTTCCGCTGCCTCTCCTTCAAGTGCAGTTTTATCCAGCCTGGTTGTGAAGGTCTATATAATTGCTTTCCTGAAGATTTTATTTATCGCTTTCGGCCTGGAAATATTCCACGAAACTTTTATCCGGCATCTAATCCTGGTTTTAGCGATTATTGCCATGCTTGCCGGTTCATTTTTTGCCTTTGTGCAGATCGAAACTAAAAGACGGCTTGCCTATTCTACCGTGGCCCAGATTGGTTATGTTTTCCTCGGTATAGGCCTGGGAACTCCCTGGGGTATGGCTGCCGGAATGCTTCATATTGTTGTCCACGCCTTTATGAAGACCTGTCTCTTCCTTTGTACAGGTGCAGTGTATTACCAGACCGGCCGCAAGCAGGTTAACCAGTTTTCAGGGCTGGGTTACAGTATGCCGATCACGATGGGAGCTTTCACTGTCGCTGCCTTCTCAATGGTCGGTATTCCGCTTTTCGGCGGTTTTATCAGCAAATACGGACTTGCCCTGGGCAGTCTCGAAGCAGATTTACCGCTGGTAATTGTTGTAATAATTTTAAGCGGTTTGTTAAATGCAACATACTATTTCCCGATCATCGGTCAGGCATATTTTTCAATGGACGGGCATGATGATCATGACACAGCAAAAGTATTTAAGCGAGACCAGGTTCCATTGAGTATGTTGGTGCCGATTGTTCTTGTAGCCCTGGGTATCATTTATCTCGGAATTTTCCCGGGTGGTACACTTGATTTTATTAACCAGACTATTACGCGTCTGCTCTAA
- a CDS encoding Na+/H+ antiporter subunit E has translation MIERIKSDLLGSLFIFSLLMVFWLLISASVSWQHILVGVIFSGALAVFWSNLHIPGEYKTSFTIKQFYLLIVYFIKLGIDIVLANINVAMIVLNPRLPISPGIVIMRCDLERSLVRVLYVNSITLTPGTITVELEDNLLIVHALTEEVAHGLEEWPLYQRLMELEGEYRK, from the coding sequence GTGATTGAACGGATAAAAAGTGATCTATTGGGATCTCTCTTCATATTCTCACTGCTGATGGTTTTCTGGCTTCTCATCTCAGCAAGCGTAAGCTGGCAGCATATCCTGGTCGGAGTCATATTCAGCGGTGCCCTGGCTGTTTTCTGGAGCAATCTCCACATACCGGGAGAATATAAAACAAGTTTTACAATCAAACAGTTCTATCTGCTGATAGTTTACTTCATTAAACTCGGCATTGATATTGTGCTGGCAAACATCAACGTGGCCATGATCGTGTTGAACCCCCGACTCCCAATATCACCGGGCATCGTGATCATGCGTTGTGATCTTGAAAGAAGCCTGGTCAGAGTTTTATATGTTAATTCTATCACCCTGACTCCGGGAACAATCACCGTTGAGCTTGAAGATAACCTTTTGATCGTCCATGCCTTAACGGAAGAAGTTGCTCATGGGTTGGAAGAATGGCCCTTGTATCAGAGACTGATGGAACTGGAGGGTGAGTATAGAAAATGA
- a CDS encoding monovalent cation/H+ antiporter complex subunit F produces MITSILYGVVVVLLIISLLAIARAYSGPTALDRIVAMNMITTNVVLIILIFSFIDKSYYYIDVAFVFVLGVFIGTLCILKLLREGHII; encoded by the coding sequence ATGATTACTTCCATTCTATATGGAGTTGTTGTAGTTTTATTGATTATATCTTTGCTGGCTATAGCCCGCGCATACAGCGGCCCAACAGCGCTGGACAGAATCGTTGCCATGAATATGATTACTACCAACGTCGTTCTCATCATCTTGATCTTTTCGTTCATCGATAAAAGTTATTATTACATAGACGTAGCCTTTGTTTTTGTATTGGGGGTTTTTATCGGAACCCTCTGTATACTGAAGCTACTGCGTGAAGGACATATTATTTAA
- the mnhG gene encoding monovalent cation/H(+) antiporter subunit G — protein MTLLQYIALFFIFGGLFFLIVGVVGLIRLPDVFTRMHAMGKCDTLGTGMILIGLMLFISDITNVTKLILILIMIATINPVITHLIAKTAYNRGTPMAEGSFLINDYVAAQRRRRRHQLDEMMSNEKGGESI, from the coding sequence ATGACCCTTTTACAATATATAGCCTTATTTTTTATTTTTGGTGGTCTCTTCTTTTTAATAGTCGGCGTGGTCGGATTGATCCGCCTGCCCGATGTATTTACCCGCATGCATGCCATGGGTAAGTGCGACACCCTGGGGACCGGGATGATCCTGATCGGTTTAATGCTCTTTATCAGCGATATTACCAACGTTACCAAGCTGATCTTAATTTTGATCATGATCGCCACTATCAACCCGGTGATCACTCACCTTATCGCTAAAACAGCGTATAACAGGGGTACACCGATGGCTGAAGGCAGTTTTCTGATAAATGACTACGTAGCAGCGCAGCGCCGCAGAAGAAGACATCAGCTTGATGAAATGATGAGTAATGAGAAAGGGGGAGAAAGCATCTGA
- a CDS encoding hydrogenase subunit MbhD domain-containing protein, whose translation MIDVLMVLLLLVLIVTAFSIFVFNDLLYIVIIFGAYSMVMSLIWQQLNSPDLAITEAAVGIGMTVLMVTVVTKVGRRPE comes from the coding sequence ATGATTGACGTTCTTATGGTCTTGTTACTGCTGGTATTAATCGTTACCGCATTTTCAATTTTTGTTTTTAACGATCTCCTCTACATCGTTATTATCTTTGGCGCATACAGTATGGTCATGTCGTTGATCTGGCAGCAGCTGAACTCTCCCGACCTTGCTATCACCGAAGCTGCTGTTGGTATCGGTATGACAGTATTAATGGTTACCGTTGTAACCAAAGTGGGGAGGCGCCCTGAATGA
- the mbhE gene encoding hydrogen gas-evolving membrane-bound hydrogenase subunit E: MIGKIIFYTMTVILVGMISFMLMLAVTEMPVYGNIDNPSNNYVYERYVYKGVEESGGTNMVANILLDYRGYDTLLESTVLFSGVIAIMLVWGTSTANHKEKEDKNH, encoded by the coding sequence ATGATCGGCAAGATAATTTTTTATACGATGACTGTCATCCTGGTTGGTATGATATCTTTCATGCTGATGCTTGCAGTTACAGAGATGCCTGTCTACGGAAATATCGACAATCCTTCCAATAATTATGTTTATGAGCGTTATGTTTATAAAGGTGTCGAAGAAAGCGGCGGCACCAATATGGTTGCCAATATTCTTCTCGACTACAGGGGCTACGATACCCTGTTGGAATCTACGGTTCTGTTCTCAGGGGTTATAGCAATTATGTTGGTATGGGGTACCAGCACAGCCAACCATAAAGAGAAAGAGGACAAAAACCACTAA